The Azospirillum baldaniorum genome segment AGGCGCGGCCCAGCGGCAGCTTGCGGACGCGCATGGTGAACAGGTTCACCACCAGGGCAAGCACCAGGATCAGGTAATAGAGGAAGATGATCCGGTGCAGCGGGCTGAACTCCAGGCCGAACATCTCGTGGAAGGCCGCCGTGCCCTCCGCCGGGGTCCGCGTGAAGTCGGCGATGCCGAAGAAGCTCGGGCGCGGAATGCCGGAGATGCCGTTGGGGCCGCCGGTGAACTGGTACCAGTTGATCAGGATGATGCGGATGATCTCGCCGAAGCCCAGCGTCACGATGGCGAAGTAGTCGCCGCGCAGCCGCAGGACCGGGAAGCCCAGCAGAACGCCCGACATCGCCGCCAGGAAGCCGGCCAGCGGCAGGCAGACCCAGAAGCTGAAGCCGAAGTAATGAGCCAGCAGCGCGTAGGAGTAGGCGCCCACCGCGTAGAAGGCCACATAGCCGAGGTCGAGCAGGCCGGCGAGGCCGACCACGATGTTCAGACCCCAGCCCAGCATGATGTAGGTCAGCAGCAGGATGCCGATGTCCAGCAGCTGGCGGTCGGCCAGCGGCGTGAACGGAAAGGCCAGCGCGACGACGACGGCGATCGGACCGAGCCAGCGCGAGGCGTGCTGCACCTGCGCCGCGATGTGGTCCATCCGCTTGTCGCGCTCCGCCTGCGACAGCTTGGAGCGGCCGGTGCGGATCGCCAGGACGGCACGGATCGCGATGACCGCGCCACCGGCGATCAGGATGACCCGCAGCGCCTCCGTCGGCATGGCGATGAAGAAGCCGGCGGCGGTGGCGGCGGCCGCCAGGACCAGCACGGTGACGGCGTGGCCCTCGCGGATCAGGCAGAGGCCGAGACGGCCGAGGAAGACCAGACCGACGGCGGCGGCCACCTCGTTCCAGCGGGTCTCCAGCCCGAGGCCGGTGGGACGGTCCACCGTGCGCAGGCCGACCAGCGGGATCGTCAGGAGAAGGGCGACGAAGGCGGTCATCGCCGCCTCCTTCAGGATCGAGGGCCAGGCGATGGCCCGCGGCGAAGACATGGAAATCGCGGTCATGGCCTCACACCTTCTCGATTTCCGGACGGCCCAGCAGGCCGGTCGGACGGAAGATCAGGACGAGCACGAGAATCGTGAAGGTCGCCACGTCTTTCCATTCGCTGCCCATATAGCCCGACCAGAAGGCTTCGATCAGGCCGATGACCACGCCGCCCAGCATCGCACCCGGCAGCGAGCCGATGCCGCCGAGGACCGCGGCGGTGAAGGCCTTAACGCCGGCCAGGAAGCCGATGTAGAAGTCGATCACGCCGTAGATCAGCAGGACCATCATGCCCGCCACGGCGGCCAGGGCGGCGCCCATGACGAAGGTCAGCGAGATGACGCGGTCGACGTTGACGCCCAGCAGGCCGGCCATCTTCTTGTCCTGCTCGCACGCGCGCTGGGCGCGGCCGAGCGAGGTGCGGGTGATGAGCTGGGTGAAGCCGTACATCAGCGCGATCGTGATGACGATCGTCGCCAGACGCACGTAGCTGACCGACACCGCCCCGTCCATCAGAGTCAGGTTGCCCGGCAGGATCGGCTGCAGCGGCTTGCTGCGGGCGCCCTGCAGGATCTGGACGTAGTTCTGCAGGAAGATCGACATGCCGATCGCCGAGATCAGCGGCGCCAGACGCGGCGAGCTGCGCAGCGGGCGATAGGCGATGCGCTCCACTGTCCATCCGTAGACGGCTGTGAACAGCATCGATGCGACCAGCATGACGAGAAGGGCCAGCGGAACCCAGGTGATCCCCAGGCTCCCAATGGCCAGAAAGGTGATGAGGGCCACGAAGGCGCCGATCATGTAGATCTCGCCGTGGGCGAAATTGATCATGCCGATGATGCCGTACACCATCGTGTATCCGATCGCGATGAGGCCATAGATGGCACCCAGCGACAGACCGTTGATCAACTGCTGAAGAAAATATTCCATTGTCTTACCTCGCCTCGGCGCGATGCGCAGGCTTCGGCGAGCGAGACAAGCGCGCTCGTACACCAGTCACGTGAAGTGCCACTCCCCGAATTGGCTTACCCATGCTCTTGAGCGCGGGGCCAAGATTGTTGTGTGAGCGGAACGTTAGCCCAGCGGCTCTCAACAGAGCAAGAGGGCAAACCCGCACTCTATCTGCGGTAATACCAATTTTCCGAGAATTTGCAATATCGATTCATGTCAGTTCCGTGAACTTTGCGCTTGCCTTCTACCATAGCGAATGCACCGCATGAAAAAAGCCCTCTTCACTGTGGTGAAGAGGGCTTCGCAACAACTGTGCCACTGCTGCGATGCATGATGCCGGTCCGCCTATGACCTCCGGCATCACCATCGATACTGGCCGGTCAGCGCTTGGCGGAGACCACCTGCGCCTTTGCGGGGTCCTTGGGTTTTCCAGGGGCCTTGGCCGTCGCCTTGCCGGTCGACTTTGAGGCGGCGGCCGCGCTGCCGCTGCGCGAGGCCGGGGCCTGGGCCACATCGTAGTTCACGTCGGGGTTGCTGACGACCTGGACATCGCACAGCGGCTTTGACGACAAATGCATCAGGCCGGCGCTTTTTTCATCGCCGGTCAGGACACGGAGGTCGTCCGCCGTCAGGTCCATCGCCGCCTTGGAGCGATCCACGAAGTTGGCGCAATAGAGGCCGGTGCCGATCACCGCGGCGCGGCGGCTGACCTCGTTCGCCAGCTCGGTGCGGAACATGTCGAACTGCCGCGTCGCGTTGCCGCCGCCCTTCTTGCGGAAGTGGTCGATCATCGACGCTTCCGAGTTGGAGATCAGCGAGCGGTTCTTGACCGTGAAGTCCTGATACAGGTTGAACGGCTTCTTGTCCGGATTCACCTGCTGGCAGGTCAGCCCGACCACCATCATCTCGGTGTGCATGCGAATGGTCTGCTCCGCGGCGTGCTCCGCACGGCTGTAGCAGGCGCCGGGCTTGGTCGCGGTGCCCTTGGCGGCAGTGCTTTTGGCGGCGGCCGGTTTCGCGGTGGCCTTCGCAGCCGTTTTTTCAGCCGCCGGCTTCGCCGCCTCCTTGGCGACGGCCGGCAGCGCGGTGCCGGCGAACAGCACGGCAAGGCCGATGGCGGCGGCGCTGCGCAAGGTGAAGGAAGGAATGCGATGGGCGGCGCGCTGGCGATTCATCGTTGGTCCGGCTCCGGTGGCCCTGATTGACGGGCGGAATCCGACGGATCACGCCCTCTCCTTCGCTGGTTCTACAAGATCCCGACAGACGGTCAACCCATATCGCCCGAGCAAAGACCATTTGTCCCAGCCTGTGGCGCGGGAGTCGCCGGAGAGGTCGGGTGGTTGCTTGGCTTGCGGGTTGCCGGTCTTTCCCAGTATTTCAACAGCCTCCACGCCCGTCTGTGACGCGGGCCACACATCGGGACAATTTGCTCATGAAGCGCACCGCCTCTCCCTCTTCGCTCATCCGCGTCGGCATCGACCTCGGCGGCACGAAGACGGAGGGGATCGCACTCGGCGCGGCCGGCGAGGAGCGCGCCCGCGTCCGCGTCCCCACCCCCCGTGGCGACTACGGCGCGACGGTGCGGACCATCGCCGATCTGGTGGCGCGGCTGGAAAGCGCGACGGGGTCGGCGGGAGCCACCGTCGGGATCGGCATTCCCGGCGCCGTCTCCCCGGCGACCGGGCTGGTGAAGAACGCCAACTCGACCTGGCTGATCGGCAAGCCGTTCGACCAGGATATGGCCGAAGCGCTCAAGCGGCCGGTGCGGATCGAAAACGACGCCAACTGTCTGGCCGTGTCGGAGGCGGCGGATGGGGCGGGCGCCGGCTGCGGCGTGGTCTTCGCGGCGATCCTCGGCACCGGCTGCGGGGCGGGAATCGTCGTGGACGGCCGTCCGCTGCGCGGCCGCAACGCCATCGGCGGCGAGTGGGGGCACAATCCCCTGCCCTGGCCCACCGACGAGGAGCGGCCGGGAGCGGCCTGCTATTGCGGCAAATCCGGCTGCCTGGAAACCTTCGTGTCCGGCCCCGCGGTCGCCGCCGACCACCGACGGATCACCGGGGCGCACCTGACCGCGGAGGCCATCGCGGCGCTGGCGGAGCGCGGCGACGCCGCGGCCGGCGACACGCTCGGCCGGCTGGTGGACCGGCTCGCGCGCGGGCTGGCGGGGATCGTCAATGTCCTGGACCCGGACGTGATCGTGCTGGGCGGCGGCCTGTCGAACCTGGAGTTCCTTTACGACGCCTTACCCCCGGCGATCGCCCGCTGGGCCTTCACGGACAGCCTGGACACGCCGATCCGCCGCGCCGTCCATGGCGATTCGAGCGGGGTCCGCGGGGCCGCCTGGCTGTGGCGGCCCGAGGAGGCCGCGGTCAACGCTCGAAGTTATACTCCGGATTGAGCATCACCTCGCGCGGAGTGCCCGGCACGTTGTCGCCGCCACCGCCACGACGAGCCGCCGTTGCCGCGCCGCGCCCGTCGCGGACCGGCGGAGTCAGCGAATTGGTCCGCGAGTAGGAGGGGGTGGCGCGGGCCGGATCTGTGCCGTAGCCGCGCGAGCCGGCGCGGAACTGCTCGCCGTTGCCCATGGCGCCCCAATGGGACGGCCGCGCTCCGGGAATCGGTTGGGCCTCCTCCATGCGGCGCATATGAGGGCCGGTCGGGACCATCTCCTCATACACCCAGGAGGGGTATTCCTGCCTCTGCGCTTCGGCGGGTGCGGCAAAGGCCAGCACCGCGAGGGTCGCTACAGTCATCGTTCGAAGCATGACACGGCGGCCTTCCATCCTTTTGCGTGTGGAAGACCGATTCCGCCGGACGCGGCCGCTCATGTCCAGGGGGGAGGCGGGTTACTCAGCCCGCAACCCCCATCCGGTGAACACCCCATTCCGGTTCGTTCAGGGTCGTGCCGCACCGTAGAGCGTCAGGGTCAGCCGCTTGCCGGTGTTGTAGTTGAAGCCGGTGAAGCGGCCGAGCGGCAGCGGCTCCACCCCCGTCAGGGCGGAGCGGAACTCCGCCTCCTCCCGGTCGGTCACCAGGGCCAGCCCGCAGGACGGGCTTTCCGCCAGATGGGCGGCGGCGCCCGCCCCATGGGTCAGGCGCGTGTCGGTGCCGAGCAGGAAGACGAGGCTCGGCTCCGAATATCCGGCGGAAGCGACCACGCTGTCGGCGCAGGGGCGCACCGCCGCGACCGTCCGCGCCGCCTGACGGCTGATCCACACGCCGTCGATCCCCGGCAGGACCGCGCCGTAGGTGCCCGCGTACAGCACCGCCGCCGCCGCAAGACCCGCCGCGAATCCCGGTGTCTCCCGGCGCTGGGCGAACAGGCGCACGGCCAGAGCGTACAGCACCAGAACCACCGGCAGCATGGCGACGGCCACCGGGTCGACGCGCCCATCGACCAGATAGGGGATCACCGCGACCGCGACCGTCAGGGCACCGAAGCCGACGGCCCCGAAAACGGTGGCGACCGAGAACAGCCCCCACCGCGGCGTCTCGGCGCGGCGCAGGAAATGCTCGTGCGCCGCGGCGGCGGTCAGGATGGCGATGGCCGGGAAGACCGGCAGCGTGTAGTGCAGCAGCTTGGTCGGCACCGCCTCGAAGACCAGCCAGCTCGGGATGATCCAGGCAACGCAGAAGCGCACGGCGTCCACCACCGGCCCCGTGCCCTTGCGGTGGCGCCACGCCCAGGGAACGGCCAGAAGCGCCAGGAAGGACCAGGGCGCGAAGGTCACCCAGAAGGTGCCCAGGTAATAGCCGGGCGGCAGGCCCTTCGCCTCCTGCCCGCTCACCACCTTGCCCATCATGTCGTGGCCGACCGACTCGGCGAAGAAGGCACCCTTGGTCTTCACCGTGATAGCGATCAGCCAGGGCGCCGCGATGGCGACCACGATGGCGAGGCCGACCAGCGGGCGCAGCCGCTTCAGCCAGCCGGCCCGGCGCTCCAGCACCGCCAGCACCAGCGCCGTGGTGCCGGACACCAGGAGGACGATCGGTCCCTTGATGAGGATGCCGATCCCCGCGGCGATCCAGAAGGCGAGCGGCGCCGCCCAGCCGGACCGCTCCGCATGGCGGTTCAGATAAAGGCTGGCCAACGCCGCCTGCCCGATCACGATGGTCGAGAGCAGAACCGCGTCGGTCTTCGCCATGCGGGCCTCGACGCCCAGCACGACGCAGGAGGCCATCATCAGCCCGGCGAGGAACCCGACCGTCCCGCCGAACATCCGGGCCCCGGTCCAGGCCGTCACCAGAACCGCCAGCACCGCCCCGATCAACGACGGGATCCGGAAGGTCCAGATCTCCTTCGGCACTCCGCCCGGCCCCTCGACCAGCCGGGTCGCCGCGGTCTGCAGCCAATAGATGCCCACCGGCTTCTTGTGGCGCGCCTCGTCCTGGAAGCGGATGTCGACATAGTCGCCGCTTTCCAGCATCTGGTGCGACGCCTGGGCGAAGCGCGCCTCGTCGCGGTCGAAGGGCGGCAGATCGAAGAAGCCGGGCAGGAACAGCAGGACGCTGATCGCCGCTAGGGCCAGATAGGCCAGGACCGGCAAGCGGCCGGCCGCGGCGTTCGGCACCGCGCTCACGGCGTGCCCGCCGCGTTGCCGTCCGCTCCGCCGTTCCGTCGGTTGTTCAAGACGAAATAGAGGTTCCGGAAATAGATGATGAGGCCCAGCCCCTGCCCGAACATGAACACCGGATCACCCCGTTGGATCGAATAGGCCAAGAGAAGAACCCCGCCGCCGATCGAGAAATACCAGAAGAGGTCCGGCACGATGCTGCGCCGGGCGCGCTCGCTGGCGATCCACTGGACGACGAAGCGCATCATGAAGAGCGCCTGCGCAAAAAAGCCGACGCCGACCCAGATCAGGTCGGCGGTGCTTTGACTCTGGTACCAGGCGATGGCGCGTTCGAGCATCGGGCGGCGACCGGTCCGAAGGAAGGGAGGGTTAGCGGTCTTCGACCGCGGGCGACAGCGCGGTGCGCCGCTTCAGCCAATAGACGCCCAGCAGATCGACCACGCCGATCAGCCCGCGGCGCCAGTTGGTGTATTTGGAAACTCCGCGTTCCCGCGGGCGGTGGTTGACCGGCACATAGGCCACCGGATGGCCGTGCGACCGGAACAGGGCGGGCAGGAAGCGGTGCATCGCCCCGAAGAAGGGCAGATCGAGGAAGGCGTCGCGGCGGAACAGCTTCAGCCCGCAGCCGCTGTCAGTGCAGCCGTCCTGGAGGAAGGACTGCCGCACAGCGTTCGCGAAACGCGAGGCCAGACGCTTGGACAGCGTGTCCTGCCGTTTCTTGCGCAGGCCGCCGACCAGAACCGGCGCGTCCGGACCACCCTTGGCGGCCAGGGCGAACAGGGCGGGAATATCGGCGGGGTCGTTCTGGCCGTCGCCGTCGAGGGTGGCGATCCACTCCCCGCGCGCCGCCTTGACCCCGGTGCGCACGGCCGCGCTCTGCCCGGACCGGCGGACATGGCGGACCAGCCGCAGGCGGCCCGCGGCGACCACGGGGGCGAGGCGCGTCAACGTGTCGTCGCTGGAGCCGTCGTCCACATAGATCACCTCGAAGGCACCGCCCAGCACGCCGGCGGGCGACAGCGCGCGCTCGATCTCTTCGAGAAGGGGAAGGACGTTTTCGGCCTCGTTGAAGACCGGAACCACGACCGACAGCCGCACGGGCGGACGGCCCTCGGAATCTACGCTCACTGGATTAATCCCATTCGCCAAGTGGCGGGCAAATTACTCCCGCCGCCCGGCAAACGGTAGAGGAAAAGGTTAGGACAGCCCTGGGGACGGCCTCTGGCCGCCCTCAGCCCTTGCGGTCTTCGATGGGCATCGGCACGTAGCGCAGATCGCCGTCGCGGCTGAGCAGCATCAGCACGGTCTTGCGGCCCTGGCTGCGCGCGTCGTCGACCAGACGGTTCAGGTCCTCCGGCGTCTTCACCGGCTCCTGCCCGGCCTCCACGATGACGTCGCCGGCCTCGATGCCGCGCTCGCTGGCGGCGCTGGCATCGCCGACCTCGGTCACCACCACGCCCTCGACGTCGGGGTTGATGGAGAAGCTGTCGCGCAGGCCGGGGGTCAGTTGCGACAGGGTCAGCCCGAGCACCTGCTTGCTGTCGACCGTCGTTTCCGGGCGCGGCGCTCCGCTCGACCCGGACAGGGCAACCTGCTCCTGCGGCTCCAACTCGCCCACCGTCACGGTCAGGGTTTCGGCCTTGCCCTCGCGCACCAGTTCCAGCGGCACGGCGGACCCGATCTTGGTCGCGGCGACGATGCGCGGCAGTTCGCGCATGTGCTCGATGGACTCACCGTTGAAGCGGGTGATGACGTCGCCCTGCCGGACGCCGCCCTTCCCCGCCGGACCTTCCGGCGACACGCTGGTCACCAGGGCGCCCGCCGGCTCCTGCATGCCCAGGCTTTCGGCGATGTCGGGAGTCACGCTCTGCACCTGGACGCCCAGCCAGCCGCGGCGCACCTGCCCATGGTCGCGCAACTGCTCGACGACCGGCCGCGCGACGGAGGACGGAATGGCGAAACCGATGCCCACCGAGCCGCCGGTCGGCGAATAGATGGCCGTGTTGATGCCGATCACCTCGCCGTTGAGGTTGTAGAGCGGACCGCCGGAATTGCCCCGGTTGATCGAGGCGTCGGTCTGCAGATAGTCGTCGTAGGGTCCCTGCTGGATGTCGCGCTGCCGCGCCGACAGGATTCCCGCGGTCACCGACCCGCCGAGGCCGAAGGGGTTGCCGATGGCAACCACCCAGTCGCCGACCCGCAGCGCCTCGCTGTCGCCCCAGGGGGCGGCGACCAGCGGCTTCTTGCTCTCCACTTTCAAAACGGCGAGGTCGGTCGGCCCGTCCACGCCGACGAGCTTCGCCGGCAGTTTCGTGCCGTCGTGCATGGTGACGGAAATCTCCGTCGCTTCGGACACCACATGGCTGTTGGTGACGACGAAGCCCGCCGGGTCGATGATGAAGCCGGAACCCAACGCCGCCGTCGGGCGCGGCGCCTGCTGCTGTTGCGGCTGGCCGCGCTGGCGGTCGCGAAACTCGCGGAAGAACTCTTCGAACGGTGAACCGGGCGGAAAGCCGGGAACCTCCGGTCCGCGCGGTCCCGCCTGCGGACCACCTTGTGGAGGCGCCTGCGTGGTGGATATGAAAACCACCGCGTCCACCTGCTTCTCCGCCAGATCGGCGAAGGTCGGGGGTGCGTTGGGCGGCAGGGCGGACGCCAGCGGCGGCGCGGCCGGGGCCGGAGGCGCTCCCCCCGCATCCTGCGCAAACGCCGGAGCCGCCAGGACGAGAAGGGCGGCGACAAGACCCGCGGGCGCGGACGCCGCCAATCGTGATGCGGATCCAAACGTCAATCCGGACGTCAATCCGGCTTGACGCGGGACGGAGCCGGACAAGGGCCGGAATCGATCGATGGAATGCGGCATGAAGGAAACTCCGCCAGTCGAACAGCGCGCGCCTTGCGATGGGCGCCTCATGTCAACAGAACGCTCTGCAACGCATTCCGGACCGCCGTGGTTTTTCAAACCCCTTTGCAACCGGTCCCTGCACGACCGATTCGTGAAATACAGTTTTTAAAATTCTCGTCAGCGGATGTTCCTATGCGCTTCGCGCAAACAGCGACCACAAGGCAATCCAGCCTTCGGACTAAGGCTCCGGCAACCAGCCTAAGCGCAATTTTTCCATGCGGCGCAAAGTTCTTCTGGCATTTTCCCAGCAAGTTCCCGATATTCATCCGTACCGACAACATCGCACGCAAAAACGGCTCCTGACGTGATGCTCGTGCACGCGCCCGCGTGCCGCGGCGTCAGAAGGCGCGCGATACGGCCCAAGCAGCGTACGCATGACTCAAAATTCACTTTGGCAACCGAGCGACATAATGAACGCAGAAACCGGGTCCGAACCGGAGGCTCCGAAGAAGCGCGGACGAATCCCCCAGTCGGCGTGGCCGCAGATTCTTGAGCGTTACCGTTCCGGCGCAACCCTGTCGGCAATCGCGCGTGAATTCGAATGCACGCCGAGCGCCATTTCCTACATCATCCGCAAGGCCGAGGCTGCCGGCGAGAAGGACGCGCCGGTCGTTGAGGAAGGCGCGGCCATCGACTCCGCCGACGCCGCGGCGGAAGCGCCGGCCGGCGACGCGATGGCGGAAGAGCCGCCGCCCGCTCCGGTTGTCGCTCCGGAAGCTCCGGCACCGGTCAAGCCGGCGCGGCGCGCCGCTGCCCCCGCCCCGGTCCAGGCCCCTCAGACCGCGGCTCCGGCGGCTCCTCCGGCGGCAGCGGCTCCCCAGCCCACCCCGGCCCAGCCGTCCGCTCCGGCTCAGACCGAGACGCTGCGTCTCAACCGTCCGGAGCCGCAGCCGGCTCCCCAGCCCGCTCCGGTCCAGCCGGCGGCGGCTCCCTCTCCCCAGCCCGCCTCCCAGCCCGCTGCGGCCGATGGAAGCCGCCCCGCCGGTGCCAACCCACCGCCGGTCGATGCCGTCGAGGCGCGGCTGCGCGACACCGCGCGCGGCTGCCTGAACGCCTACCGCGGCTGGCGCCAGCAGCCGGGCGAAGCATCGATCCAGACGCTGTCGGAAGCGGTGCACGAGCTGCGCAAGGCCTTGGCCCGCATCGAGATCGACATGTCGGCCAGCCGTCGCGAAGAGCAGGCGATCCGGCCCATTCCGATCCCGGCGCATCGCACAGCACGCCGTACGCCGTAAGTCAGGGCCATCAGAACGGGTCTTCACGACGCTGCTTGAGTTATTGAAAAAGCCCTTCCCCGCCGATCGGGGAAGGGCTTTTTCATGCCCCCACCCTTCGGTCTAGGCCGTCCGACGGCACCGCCTACCTCCAACGCCGCAGGAAAAAGCCCTACGGACTCCAGTGGAATAGCGGTTATAATAAGCGCAACAAAGCAATCATAAGCCGGAGGAACGCCCGATGACCTTCCGCAGAAACGCCGAGCTGCCCGAATCGGTGAAGCGATGCCTGCCGCCGCCCGCTCAGGACATTTACCGGTCAGCCTTCAATCACACTTGGCAGGGCTGCCGGTCGCCGGAGGCTCGCCACGCCATGCAGCGCGAACTGCTGGCTCATAAGGTCGCCTGGGCCGCGGTCCGGCGGCGTTATGAACCGGACGGCAGCGGTTGGCGCCCCAAGCATTGAGGCGCCAGAACCCAAGGGTTCTCTTCCCCCCGGTGCGTGTTATTCCTTCTCCACCACCGTGTAGCTGCTGAGGTCGCCCTTGGCCCGTTCCTCGGACGGCAGGCGCCCCTGAACGATGTAGCAGATGTTTTCGGCCACGTTCGTGGCGTGGTCTCCGGCCCGCTCGATGGACTTCGCCACGAACAGCAGATGGGTGCAGCCGGTGATCTGTGCCGGCGACTCCATCATGTAGGTCAGAAATTCGCGGAACAGGCTGGTGTAGGCCGCATCCACCTGCCCATCCCGATTGCGGACGGCCATCGCGCGCTCGGCATCCTGGCCGTCATAGGCGGCCACCACGTCGCGGATCATGCCGAGCACCGTCTCGCCCATCCAGGACAGCGAGGCGACGGGCGGTTCCACCGGCAGGCCCGCCAGCGTGACCGCGCGCTTGGCGACCGAACTCGCGAAATCGCCCATGCGTTCCAGGTTCGAGGCGATCTTGAGCGCCGACACGATGTCGCGCAAATCCTTCGCCATCGGCTGACGCAGCGCCAGCAACCGCACGCTCAGCGCTTCCAACTCAAGTTCCAGCCGGTCGATCTCGGCGTCTGCTTCGATCACCTGCGCGGCCTTGCCGGCATCACGCTCCGCGATGGCTTCCAGCGCGGCGGCGAACTGCTCCTCCACGAGCCGCCCCATGGTCACGACGATCTGGTGCAGGCGCGCCAGTTCGGCGTCGAAGGCCGCCACCGTATGTCCGCCGGTCATTCCGAGCCTCTTTCCCTTGTTCCTTTGCCACGCCGCACCGGTCCGGCGTCGCATCGCGTCCGGCAACGGAACAGCATGTTAACAATTAAACCAGATTATCTTATGACACTGCTAACGCGCTGGAGTAACCGCGCCCATCCCCCTGCACCGCGCCGGGAACGGGCCGATTGTCGGACGGGGTCATGACGCCACATGAGTTGGTCGCCGTGCTGGAAAAGCACGAGCGTTGGCTGAAGAACCGGTCGGGCGGCAATCGCGCCAACCTGACCATGACCAACCTGGAGGGATCGAATCTCGCCGGGGTGGAACTGAC includes the following:
- the livM gene encoding high-affinity branched-chain amino acid ABC transporter permease LivM; this encodes MTAISMSSPRAIAWPSILKEAAMTAFVALLLTIPLVGLRTVDRPTGLGLETRWNEVAAAVGLVFLGRLGLCLIREGHAVTVLVLAAAATAAGFFIAMPTEALRVILIAGGAVIAIRAVLAIRTGRSKLSQAERDKRMDHIAAQVQHASRWLGPIAVVVALAFPFTPLADRQLLDIGILLLTYIMLGWGLNIVVGLAGLLDLGYVAFYAVGAYSYALLAHYFGFSFWVCLPLAGFLAAMSGVLLGFPVLRLRGDYFAIVTLGFGEIIRIILINWYQFTGGPNGISGIPRPSFFGIADFTRTPAEGTAAFHEMFGLEFSPLHRIIFLYYLILVLALVVNLFTMRVRKLPLGRAWEALREDDIACASLGINRTNMKLAAFAIAAMFGGFAGSFFATRQGFISPESFTFIESAIILAIVVLGGMGSQIGVVVAAFLVIGLPEAFRELADYRMLAFGMGMVLIMLWRPRGLLAHRDPTILLHGRPKGGAGGPAAGSAAAGGQGIAGGSAK
- a CDS encoding branched-chain amino acid ABC transporter permease encodes the protein MEYFLQQLINGLSLGAIYGLIAIGYTMVYGIIGMINFAHGEIYMIGAFVALITFLAIGSLGITWVPLALLVMLVASMLFTAVYGWTVERIAYRPLRSSPRLAPLISAIGMSIFLQNYVQILQGARSKPLQPILPGNLTLMDGAVSVSYVRLATIVITIALMYGFTQLITRTSLGRAQRACEQDKKMAGLLGVNVDRVISLTFVMGAALAAVAGMMVLLIYGVIDFYIGFLAGVKAFTAAVLGGIGSLPGAMLGGVVIGLIEAFWSGYMGSEWKDVATFTILVLVLIFRPTGLLGRPEIEKV
- a CDS encoding ROK family protein — its product is MKRTASPSSLIRVGIDLGGTKTEGIALGAAGEERARVRVPTPRGDYGATVRTIADLVARLESATGSAGATVGIGIPGAVSPATGLVKNANSTWLIGKPFDQDMAEALKRPVRIENDANCLAVSEAADGAGAGCGVVFAAILGTGCGAGIVVDGRPLRGRNAIGGEWGHNPLPWPTDEERPGAACYCGKSGCLETFVSGPAVAADHRRITGAHLTAEAIAALAERGDAAAGDTLGRLVDRLARGLAGIVNVLDPDVIVLGGGLSNLEFLYDALPPAIARWAFTDSLDTPIRRAVHGDSSGVRGAAWLWRPEEAAVNARSYTPD
- a CDS encoding ArnT family glycosyltransferase; this encodes MSAVPNAAAGRLPVLAYLALAAISVLLFLPGFFDLPPFDRDEARFAQASHQMLESGDYVDIRFQDEARHKKPVGIYWLQTAATRLVEGPGGVPKEIWTFRIPSLIGAVLAVLVTAWTGARMFGGTVGFLAGLMMASCVVLGVEARMAKTDAVLLSTIVIGQAALASLYLNRHAERSGWAAPLAFWIAAGIGILIKGPIVLLVSGTTALVLAVLERRAGWLKRLRPLVGLAIVVAIAAPWLIAITVKTKGAFFAESVGHDMMGKVVSGQEAKGLPPGYYLGTFWVTFAPWSFLALLAVPWAWRHRKGTGPVVDAVRFCVAWIIPSWLVFEAVPTKLLHYTLPVFPAIAILTAAAAHEHFLRRAETPRWGLFSVATVFGAVGFGALTVAVAVIPYLVDGRVDPVAVAMLPVVLVLYALAVRLFAQRRETPGFAAGLAAAAVLYAGTYGAVLPGIDGVWISRQAARTVAAVRPCADSVVASAGYSEPSLVFLLGTDTRLTHGAGAAAHLAESPSCGLALVTDREEAEFRSALTGVEPLPLGRFTGFNYNTGKRLTLTLYGAARP
- a CDS encoding lipid-A-disaccharide synthase N-terminal domain-containing protein; translation: MLERAIAWYQSQSTADLIWVGVGFFAQALFMMRFVVQWIASERARRSIVPDLFWYFSIGGGVLLLAYSIQRGDPVFMFGQGLGLIIYFRNLYFVLNNRRNGGADGNAAGTP
- a CDS encoding glycosyltransferase family 2 protein, which codes for MSVDSEGRPPVRLSVVVPVFNEAENVLPLLEEIERALSPAGVLGGAFEVIYVDDGSSDDTLTRLAPVVAAGRLRLVRHVRRSGQSAAVRTGVKAARGEWIATLDGDGQNDPADIPALFALAAKGGPDAPVLVGGLRKKRQDTLSKRLASRFANAVRQSFLQDGCTDSGCGLKLFRRDAFLDLPFFGAMHRFLPALFRSHGHPVAYVPVNHRPRERGVSKYTNWRRGLIGVVDLLGVYWLKRRTALSPAVEDR
- a CDS encoding Do family serine endopeptidase, which encodes MAASAPAGLVAALLVLAAPAFAQDAGGAPPAPAAPPLASALPPNAPPTFADLAEKQVDAVVFISTTQAPPQGGPQAGPRGPEVPGFPPGSPFEEFFREFRDRQRGQPQQQQAPRPTAALGSGFIIDPAGFVVTNSHVVSEATEISVTMHDGTKLPAKLVGVDGPTDLAVLKVESKKPLVAAPWGDSEALRVGDWVVAIGNPFGLGGSVTAGILSARQRDIQQGPYDDYLQTDASINRGNSGGPLYNLNGEVIGINTAIYSPTGGSVGIGFAIPSSVARPVVEQLRDHGQVRRGWLGVQVQSVTPDIAESLGMQEPAGALVTSVSPEGPAGKGGVRQGDVITRFNGESIEHMRELPRIVAATKIGSAVPLELVREGKAETLTVTVGELEPQEQVALSGSSGAPRPETTVDSKQVLGLTLSQLTPGLRDSFSINPDVEGVVVTEVGDASAASERGIEAGDVIVEAGQEPVKTPEDLNRLVDDARSQGRKTVLMLLSRDGDLRYVPMPIEDRKG
- a CDS encoding helix-turn-helix domain-containing protein encodes the protein MNAETGSEPEAPKKRGRIPQSAWPQILERYRSGATLSAIAREFECTPSAISYIIRKAEAAGEKDAPVVEEGAAIDSADAAAEAPAGDAMAEEPPPAPVVAPEAPAPVKPARRAAAPAPVQAPQTAAPAAPPAAAAPQPTPAQPSAPAQTETLRLNRPEPQPAPQPAPVQPAAAPSPQPASQPAAADGSRPAGANPPPVDAVEARLRDTARGCLNAYRGWRQQPGEASIQTLSEAVHELRKALARIEIDMSASRREEQAIRPIPIPAHRTARRTP
- a CDS encoding ChaB family protein, whose protein sequence is MTFRRNAELPESVKRCLPPPAQDIYRSAFNHTWQGCRSPEARHAMQRELLAHKVAWAAVRRRYEPDGSGWRPKH
- the phoU gene encoding phosphate signaling complex protein PhoU, yielding MTGGHTVAAFDAELARLHQIVVTMGRLVEEQFAAALEAIAERDAGKAAQVIEADAEIDRLELELEALSVRLLALRQPMAKDLRDIVSALKIASNLERMGDFASSVAKRAVTLAGLPVEPPVASLSWMGETVLGMIRDVVAAYDGQDAERAMAVRNRDGQVDAAYTSLFREFLTYMMESPAQITGCTHLLFVAKSIERAGDHATNVAENICYIVQGRLPSEERAKGDLSSYTVVEKE